CGTTGGTGCGTTGTATGCCTTCGGTCAGACGCCCGAGCAGATACTGGAGTTCTTCAAGTCGATTTACTTTTTTCACTGGCGGCATTTTACACTGAAGAAACCCGGACTTATCGATTCGCATTCCTTCCAGCCCTATTTCAATACGATTTTTGGCGATACGCGCATCGGCGACCTTCCGTTGAAGCTGCATATCACGGCGACGGATATGGTGAAAGGCAAACTACGTATTTTCGGCCCGGAGACCCGCATTACCGATGCGGTGCTGGCGTCGGCTGCCGTGCCCGGCATGATGTGTCCGTATGAAATTGACGGCAATCTGTATTCCGACGGCGGCATCCTCAACCACTTTCCGGCCGATGTACTGCAGGGACGGTGTGACCATTTGATCGGGGTGTATGTGAGCCCGGTGCAGGATATCGAAGCCAAAGACCTCAATTCGATTAAATCAGTGATGTCGCGTGCCGTCGAATTATTGACAGCGCATTCCAATACACAGAAATTTAACCTGTGCGACCGCATCATCATCCCCGAAGGGCTGTGGCAATTCGGCACCTTTGAAACCAATAAAGCCAAGATGGATGCCATTTTCGAATCGGGTTACCAGGCCGCGATTGCGTCTTTTGAGGCCGAGACCAAAAATGCGGTATCGCTTTAGCGGAAAAAAGGGAATGTACTATATTTGCACAACAAAAATCGGATGCCCCGGCATCCAAACGGTAATCCCCTGATGAAATACAAAAGAATTCTCCTAAAGCTCAGCGGCGAGGCACTGATGGGTGACCGTCAATACGGTATCGACCCGTTACGGCTGGCGGAGTACGCAGACGATATCAAGAAAGTACATGACCTCGGTGTTGAGATCGCCATCGTAATCGGTGGTGGCAACATCTTCCGCGGTGTTGCCGGGGCCAGTAATGGAATGGATCGCGTGCAGGGGGATTATATGGGGATGCTCGCCACGGTCATCAACGGCATGGCGCTTCAGGGTGCCCTGGAAGACAAAGGCATGCAGACGCGTTTGCAGACCGCCCTCAAGATCGAAGCGATTGCAGAACCCTACATCAAGCGTCGCGCGGTGCGTCATCTTGAGAAAGGACGTATCGTTATCTTCGGAGCCGGTACGGGTAACCCGTATTTTACGACCGACACGGCTGCCGTTTTGCGGGGTGTTGAAATCCATGCGGATGTCATCCTGAAAGGAACCCGCGTCGATGGTATCTACACCGCGGATCCTGAGAAAGACCCGAATGCGGTGAAGTTCGAACACATTACCTTCGAAGACGTCCTCAGCAAAGGCCTGAACGTAATGGATACTACCGCCTTTACCCTGAGCCAGGAAAACCGCCTGCCGATTGTGGTATTTGATATGAACAAAAAAGACAACCTCCTCAAGATTTGCGAAGGCAGCAATGTGGGGACGGTGGTAAGTATATAATCAAGAAAATGGAAGAGATCGATTTTATCCTGGAAAGCACCGAGGAGTCAATGGCCGCCAGCGTCGCCCACCTCGAGAAATCATTCCTGAACATCCGCGCCGGAAAGGCGAGTCCGGCTATGCTGGGCAGTGTGTTTGTCGATTATTACGGTTCTTCGACACCCCTGTCGCAGGTAGCGAACATCAGTGTTCCGGATGCCCGCACCCTCACCATCCAGCCGTGGGAAAAGAACATGTTGGGCCCAATCGAAAAGGCCATCATGGTCGCGAACATTGGCTTCAACCCGATGAACAACGGAGACGTCATCATCATCAGCGTTCCGCCGTTGACGGAAGAGCGTCGCCGTGACCTGGTGAAACAGGCGAAGATTGAGTCGGAAGACACGAAAGTCAGTATCCGCAACGCCCGCCAGGAGGCCAACAAAGAAATCAAGAAACTTGAAAAAGAAGGCACGTCGGAAGACCTGTGCAAGAATGCGGAAGCGGAAGTGCAGGAACTCACGAACAACTTCATCAAAAAGGTCGACGAGCATCTCGCCATCAAAGAGGCGGAGATCATGAAAGTCTAAAACGCCTTTCCCCTACACATTATCCGCTTCGGCGGATTTTTTTATCCGTATTTTTGACGTATCGCCGCGCCCACATATGAAACAACTGCTCTTCTTTCTATTCCTTCCCCTTTTGGCCCAGGCCCAGATTGTGGTGAAGGGAGCAGTAACCGATGCGGCCACTGACGCGCCACTGGCTTTTGCGAACGTGTCGGCAAACGGACGCCCGGTAGCCATCACCGATGTCGATGGTCGCTTCCGTGTCGATTTGGCGGCGCCGGTCGAGTTGGTCTTTTCGTACCCCGGCTATCGACTGCAGCGGGCCCGACCCGAAAGCGCCAACAGCTATTTCAATATCCGTCTGGCACCTGAAACCGGCGAAACGGGCCGGGAGGCCGCCAAAAATGCCAACGTCGCCGCCAATTCGGTGGTACGGCTGGTCATCGAGCGGCGCAACCAAAACGACCCACAAAAGCGACTGGCGAGTTACCGTTTCAATGCGTACAACAAACTGGTTGTCACGGCGGAACCCGATTCTATCGATGATCGCATCGGCCAGCACACCGTTTCCCGTCGCGGACGGAAGGAGGTGGAGCCTGATTCGACGGTGTATAAGTTCCGGCAGTTGATGGACAAACAACACCTCTACCTCATGGAGCGGGCGTCGCGTTTTGAATATGCGGCAGGCCGGCTCAAGGAAACGGTCCTGGGCGCGCGGATGGCCGGTTTTCGGCAACCCGTATATGAAGTCATTGGCTTTACGCAACAGTCGTATTCTATCTACGATCCGGAGTATGACCTGATGGAAACGCGTTACCGAAGTCCGTTAGCGGAGAACGCGCCACGCTACTACTATTACAAACTTCTTGATACCACCGACATTGGCGGACGCCCGGCCTACGTGCTGTACTTCCGGTCGAAGAAAGACACGCCCAAGCGGCCAGTGCTGCGCGGCCTACTGTATATCGATACCGAAACCTACGGCGTCGCAAAGGCCGTCATGCGCGTAAAAGGGATCGTGAATTTACGGGCCACGCATGACTTTCATTTTTTGGAGGATAAGGGAATATGGTTCCCGACCGGAAGTGAGTTCCGCATCGACAAAGGCACCAATGATGAACCCATCCGGATATTGGGCGAGACCGTCACCTTCGATCCCTCGCCCGACAGTGAACGCCATCGAAAATTACAGCCGTCTGACTATACCTTCGTGCAATCGGCGACGACGTATTACGGACTCGAATATGACGTGCCCGTTGACATCCGGCGCACTGCCGTTTCGATTGACATACGGGATTCCGCCATCGACCGCGATACGGCTTTTTGGGATGCCTTCCGACGCGACACATTGGACGCCCGCAGCCGCGAAACCTATCACGCGCTGGACCGGCTTTCGAAGAAACGGCAGATCGAGCGAAAGTTCCGGATCGGAAAGAAAATCATCAATGGGTATCTTCCGGTTGGGCCGGTCGACCTCGATCTTCGGTATTTGCTCAGCTATAACAATTATGAGGGATTTCGGTTTGGGGTCGGAGGCGTCACGAACGAACGACTGTCGCCCTTTTACCGGATGGATGGTTATATTGCGGATGGTACGAAAGACGGACAAATGAAATACAGCCTGGGAGGTGCCGCCCGCGTGGGGAAGTTCTCGGGTTCGTGGATGGGAGTGAATTATACCGACGACATCCGGGAGATTGCGAGTACGTCGTTTGCCATTGACAAACGGGTGTTCAAGATCTATGATCCGCGACCTATCAACATCAGTACATTTTACAACCACAAGACGTGGCGGGGTTACATCGAAACGCGTATCATCCCCAAGACCGAGAGCATCTGGCAATTGCAGCACAGTGACGTCCGGCCGCTGTTTGGCTATGAATTCGTTACCAATGGCCAGACCTATAGCCGGTATACGCTTACGACCGCTTCCCTTGCCCTTCAATGGAATCCGTTCAGTGATTATATGCAGACGCCGACGGGCCGTCTTGAGATCGAGAAACGCTATCCGCAGTTTACGTTCCAGGTGACGCGGTCGATGAAAGGGTTTTGGGACAGCGATTTTTCGTTTATGAAGTTCGACTTCCGTACGGAGTATGAAATTCCGTACCTCGACGGACAGCGGTCTTCGTTTTTGTTGACGGCGGGCTATGCCAACGGCGATGTGCCGCTTACGCATCTCTATAACACCTCTCCGAACAACCTCACGAAAGACCGGCTTTTGCAACGGATTACCATCGCGGGCAAGAACAGTTTTGAGACGATGTATTTCAATGAATTCTTCTCCAGCCGCTACGTCACGTTCCAGGTAAAGCATGGTCTGCGCCGCATTCGGTTGGCCCGTAAGGTCAAGCCGTCGCTCGTGTTTGTATCGCGCATGGCCTATGGTTCGATGCAACGGCCCTGGCAGCATGTGGGCATTGCGTATAAGACGCTGGAACGAGGGTTTTTCGAGTCGGGCCTGGAACTCAATAAGATTTACTCGGGATTGGGGCTTACCGCATTTTACCGATACGGTCCCAACCAATTGCCCCGCATGGAAGACAATCTGGCCGTCAAACTCAGCTTCTCGCTTGATCTGGGTTTTTAACGGGAGGAGACGACCTTGAGTCCGACGACCGAAATCAATAAGGTGGTGATGAAGAACAGCCGCCAGAAATCAGCCGGTTCTTTGAAGAAAACAATACCGACCAGTACGGTTCCTACGGCGCCGATGCCCGTCCAGACCGCATACGAGGTGCCAACGGGTAAGGTTTGGGTAGCCTTATAAAGGAGGAACATACTACAGGCGAGACACACGAGAAAACCCGTCATCCATCCCCACCAATGCAGGCCGGAGGTTTCTTTGGCTTTGGCGAGGCAGGAGGCAAATCCGACTTCGAAGAGGCCGCCGATGATCAAAAACACCCAGCCCATTACGGACGGATGATTAGTACAGAAGGGATGTGTCCGAGCCACGGACTTTGCGTATTCACCAGTTTTTTCCAGCTTTCAAGGCTTACGATCATCATGTCTTGCGATTCGAGGAAGTCGCGTTTCATGGTGCGTCCGCCCATCCGTCCGATGTACTCAGGTGCGGTCGCCTCAACTTCGGCGAGCATACTGCGAAGTACGGGACTGTCGTCTCCTTCCACCCCTTCCGCGACCGTTACAATCGACTTGTTGTTGTCAATCAGGCGCTTGGCATACGTGACAAGGAAGGCATCGCCATCCCCAAACACGGGCATGAAGATACGGTCGATGTGTTCGAGGTTCTTGTCTACGAGAATCCCCACCGGCATTTTACATTTCGTCAGGATTTGGCGCGTACGTTCGTCGAAA
This genomic interval from Flavobacterium sp. HJ-32-4 contains the following:
- a CDS encoding patatin-like phospholipase family protein, with product MTSTYKHIGLTLSGGGTKGLAHAGVLKYLDDHGFTPSQIAGSSAGAIVGALYAFGQTPEQILEFFKSIYFFHWRHFTLKKPGLIDSHSFQPYFNTIFGDTRIGDLPLKLHITATDMVKGKLRIFGPETRITDAVLASAAVPGMMCPYEIDGNLYSDGGILNHFPADVLQGRCDHLIGVYVSPVQDIEAKDLNSIKSVMSRAVELLTAHSNTQKFNLCDRIIIPEGLWQFGTFETNKAKMDAIFESGYQAAIASFEAETKNAVSL
- the pyrH gene encoding UMP kinase → MKYKRILLKLSGEALMGDRQYGIDPLRLAEYADDIKKVHDLGVEIAIVIGGGNIFRGVAGASNGMDRVQGDYMGMLATVINGMALQGALEDKGMQTRLQTALKIEAIAEPYIKRRAVRHLEKGRIVIFGAGTGNPYFTTDTAAVLRGVEIHADVILKGTRVDGIYTADPEKDPNAVKFEHITFEDVLSKGLNVMDTTAFTLSQENRLPIVVFDMNKKDNLLKICEGSNVGTVVSI
- the frr gene encoding ribosome recycling factor, producing the protein MEEIDFILESTEESMAASVAHLEKSFLNIRAGKASPAMLGSVFVDYYGSSTPLSQVANISVPDARTLTIQPWEKNMLGPIEKAIMVANIGFNPMNNGDVIIISVPPLTEERRRDLVKQAKIESEDTKVSIRNARQEANKEIKKLEKEGTSEDLCKNAEAEVQELTNNFIKKVDEHLAIKEAEIMKV
- a CDS encoding DUF5686 family protein; amino-acid sequence: MKQLLFFLFLPLLAQAQIVVKGAVTDAATDAPLAFANVSANGRPVAITDVDGRFRVDLAAPVELVFSYPGYRLQRARPESANSYFNIRLAPETGETGREAAKNANVAANSVVRLVIERRNQNDPQKRLASYRFNAYNKLVVTAEPDSIDDRIGQHTVSRRGRKEVEPDSTVYKFRQLMDKQHLYLMERASRFEYAAGRLKETVLGARMAGFRQPVYEVIGFTQQSYSIYDPEYDLMETRYRSPLAENAPRYYYYKLLDTTDIGGRPAYVLYFRSKKDTPKRPVLRGLLYIDTETYGVAKAVMRVKGIVNLRATHDFHFLEDKGIWFPTGSEFRIDKGTNDEPIRILGETVTFDPSPDSERHRKLQPSDYTFVQSATTYYGLEYDVPVDIRRTAVSIDIRDSAIDRDTAFWDAFRRDTLDARSRETYHALDRLSKKRQIERKFRIGKKIINGYLPVGPVDLDLRYLLSYNNYEGFRFGVGGVTNERLSPFYRMDGYIADGTKDGQMKYSLGGAARVGKFSGSWMGVNYTDDIREIASTSFAIDKRVFKIYDPRPINISTFYNHKTWRGYIETRIIPKTESIWQLQHSDVRPLFGYEFVTNGQTYSRYTLTTASLALQWNPFSDYMQTPTGRLEIEKRYPQFTFQVTRSMKGFWDSDFSFMKFDFRTEYEIPYLDGQRSSFLLTAGYANGDVPLTHLYNTSPNNLTKDRLLQRITIAGKNSFETMYFNEFFSSRYVTFQVKHGLRRIRLARKVKPSLVFVSRMAYGSMQRPWQHVGIAYKTLERGFFESGLELNKIYSGLGLTAFYRYGPNQLPRMEDNLAVKLSFSLDLGF
- a CDS encoding multidrug efflux SMR transporter yields the protein MGWVFLIIGGLFEVGFASCLAKAKETSGLHWWGWMTGFLVCLACSMFLLYKATQTLPVGTSYAVWTGIGAVGTVLVGIVFFKEPADFWRLFFITTLLISVVGLKVVSSR